A single genomic interval of Epinephelus fuscoguttatus linkage group LG22, E.fuscoguttatus.final_Chr_v1 harbors:
- the cax1 gene encoding cation/H+ exchanger protein 1 isoform X2 produces the protein MSHKKSSLMPGDVENLRRRSTPDSAEISADPEQHPRFPRRQSQNDWLCVGPQHPELGAAETPSPDASARHFCHYTPKCFLTVHRGGQGTTRSTPSRCGDEGWHEGTTKTTIRAENEVEAHREANNYKFGFRKWKGNVTEKPIEDRSDIIKELHSDLSIVKPQEGSAPTFGNIVYVFLFGWWISLMYFLICPVMFLTIVGAPYGKLCLKMGWYFIWPFGKSIEKAGDVVKRSIAKPPKCEVIPEESDAEDSKNHVRDKDSAPLLMSSPIPVEIPVPEPPARKSSTHWCRISTYVWLVLGYPVLAVVHSLACVLSWLLVFSIPVAKMNARTLTIVLLMAPEDIHIHRLEKTSVCETRVILCCYQAFNVYFYKYTVQGISIFALNLLPLVLIALIIGYTDQEHSFCSAETKFATAIASIIPLSYYIGMGIASLSAQSNFAVGAVVNATFGSITEMTFYITALLRGHSAASKCYEEVVKAALTGTLLGCILFIPGICMIIGGIRHREQRFNSRSAGVSSALLFISVGGVFAPTLFSKTFGNLVCESCTNIPGNGSVPFICKDCHYDTSQADPQLILSQIEPLVYTISVLLPAAYLIGLIFTLKTHSHIYDIHISDGQGGHAHGHHVVHWSRWRALAVLIVATVLMACCADLSTENIEPMLTHSSVSQYFIGVTVMAMVPELPEIVNGIQFAVQNNISLSLEVGSCIAVQVCMIQIPLLILFNAFYDVGFVLVFSDIHLWASIFSVILVNYIFMDGKCDYFQGTALVVVYLILLALYFFAPSPRSCRSPS, from the exons ATGTCCCACAAAAAGTCCTCACTGATGCCAGGAGATGTGGAGAACCTGCGGAGAAGATCCACGCCTGATTCAGCAG AGATCTCTGCAGATCCTGAACAGCATCCCCGGTTTCCACGGCGACAGTCTCAAAATGATTGGCTCTGCGTTGGCCCCCAGCATCCAGAGCTAGGCGCAGCGGAGACGCCCTCCCCAGATGCTTCTGCCCGCCACTTCTGCCACTACACACCGAAATGTTTCCTCACCGTCCACAGAG GAGGACAAGGAACCACCCGATCTACTCCGTCCCGCTGCGGAGACGAGGGTTGGCATGAAGGCACCACTAAGACCACAATCAGAGCTGAGAATGAGGTGGAGGCACACAGGGAGGCCAACAACTACAAG tttggCTTCAGGAAGTGGAAGGGCAATGTTACAGAGAAGCCCATTGAGGACAGATCAGACATCATCAAAGAGCTACACTCTGATCTTAGCATTGTCAAGCCTCAAGAAg GCTCAGCACCCACCTTTGGGAACAtagtttatgtgtttttatttggatGGTGGATATCTTTAATGTATTTCCTCATTTGTCCTGTAATGTTTCTAACAATCGTCGGTGCCCCTTATG gAAAACTTTGTTTAAAGATGGGGTGGTACTTTATTTGGCCATTTGGGAAGTCAATAGAAAAG GCTGGTGATGTAGTTAAGAGATCCATTGCAAAGCCTCCGAAGTGCGAGGTCATTCCTGAAGAGAGCGACGCTGAAGACAGCAAGAACCATGTCAGGGACAAGGACTCTGCGCCTCTTCTGATGTCTTCCCCAATTCCTGTTGAgatacctgtcccagagccaccAGCTAGAAAATCTTCAACTCACTGG TGTCGCATCAGCACATATGTTTGGTTAGTGCTGGGTTACCCTGTCCTGGCTGTGGTCCACTCCCTGGCCTGTGTGCTGTCCTGGCTGCTGGTCTTCTCTATACCTGTAGCCAAGATGAACGCTCGCACACTAACCATTGTTCTTCTCATGGCACCAGAAGACATTCATATTCACCGACTGGAAAAG ACATCTGTGTGTGAGACCAGAGTCATCTTATGCTGTTATCAAGCTTTCAATGTGTATTTCTACAAATACACTGTCCAGGGAATCAGCATTTTCGCTCTCA ACCTGCTTCCCCTGGTATTAATCGCTCTCATTATCGGCTATACTGACCAGGAACACAGTTTCTGCAGCGCAGAGACCAAGTTTGCCACAGCCATCGCTTCCATTATTCCTCTGTCTTACTACATTGGCATGGGTATAGCCAG TCTTTCTGCACAGAGTAACTTTGCAGTGGGAGCTGTGGTAAACGCAACGTTTGGCTCCATCACAGAGATGACGTTCTACATCACAGCCCTGCTGCGGGGACACAGTGCTGCCAGCAAATGTTATGAAGAGGTTGTCAAAGCAGCGCTCACTGGGACCTTGCTCGGATGTATCCTGTTCATACCG GGTATCTGTATGATCATCGGGGGCATTAGACACAGGGAGCAGAGATTTAACAGCCGTTCAGCCGGAGTGAGCTCGGCTTTGCTTTTCATATCCGTAGGAG GTGTGTTCGCTCCGACCCTCTTCTCAAAGACCTTTGGTAATCTGGTGTGTGAAAGCTGCACCAATATTCCAGGCAATGGCAGCGTTCCCTTCATCTGCAAGGACTGTCACTACGACACG agtcAAGCTGACCCACAGTTGATCCTGTCCCAGATTGA gCCCCTGGTGTACACAAtttctgtgctgctgcctgctgcatACCTGATCGGCCTCATCTTCACACTGAAAACCCACTCCCACATCTATGACATCCATATCAGTGATGGTCAAGGGGGGCATGCACATG GTCATCATGTAGTGCACTGGTCCAGGTGGAGGGCTCTTGCAGTGCTGATTGTGGCCACAGTGTTGATGGCCTGCTGCGCTGACCTCAGCACGGAGAACATCGAGCCCATGCTGACCCATTCCTCCGTCTCCCAG TACTTCATCGGTGTCACAGTGATGGCCATGGTGCCAGAGCTTCCTGAGATTGTCAACGGGATCCAGTTTGCAGTGCAGAACAACATCAGCCTGAG CCTTGAAGTGGGCAGCTGCATCGCAGTGCAGGTCTGCATGATTCAGATTCCCCTGCTCATACTCTTCAATGCCTTCTAT GATGTTGGATTTGTGCTTGTGTTCAGTGATATTCATCTCTGGGCCAGCATCTTCAGTGTCATTCTGGTCAACTACATTTTCATGGATGGAAAATGTGACTACTTTCAAG GCACTGCTCTAGTGGTGGTCTACCTCATCCTTTTGGCCCTTTACTTCTTCGCTCCTTCTCCGCGCTCTTGTCGATCACCTTCCTAA
- the cax1 gene encoding cation/H+ exchanger protein 1 isoform X1, whose translation MSHKKSSLMPGDVENLRRRSTPDSAEISADPEQHPRFPRRQSQNDWLCVGPQHPELGAAETPSPDASARHFCHYTPKCFLTVHRGGQGTTRSTPSRCGDEGWHEGTTKTTIRAENEVEAHREANNYKFGFRKWKGNVTEKPIEDRSDIIKELHSDLSIVKPQEGSAPTFGNIVYVFLFGWWISLMYFLICPVMFLTIVGAPYGKLCLKMGWYFIWPFGKSIEKAGDVVKRSIAKPPKCEVIPEESDAEDSKNHVRDKDSAPLLMSSPIPVEIPVPEPPARKSSTHWCRISTYVWLVLGYPVLAVVHSLACVLSWLLVFSIPVAKMNARTLTIVLLMAPEDIHIHRLEKTSVCETRVILCCYQAFNVYFYKYTVQGISIFALNLLPLVLIALIIGYTDQEHSFCSAETKFATAIASIIPLSYYIGMGIASLSAQSNFAVGAVVNATFGSITEMTFYITALLRGHSAASKCYEEVVKAALTGTLLGCILFIPGICMIIGGIRHREQRFNSRSAGVSSALLFISVGGVFAPTLFSKTFGNLVCESCTNIPGNGSVPFICKDCHYDTSQADPQLILSQIEPLVYTISVLLPAAYLIGLIFTLKTHSHIYDIHISDGQGGHAHGQYAQEGTSSYHPTGEVTTGHPLGANTCINTSIFSTSHVGTGHHVVHWSRWRALAVLIVATVLMACCADLSTENIEPMLTHSSVSQYFIGVTVMAMVPELPEIVNGIQFAVQNNISLSLEVGSCIAVQVCMIQIPLLILFNAFYDVGFVLVFSDIHLWASIFSVILVNYIFMDGKCDYFQGTALVVVYLILLALYFFAPSPRSCRSPS comes from the exons ATGTCCCACAAAAAGTCCTCACTGATGCCAGGAGATGTGGAGAACCTGCGGAGAAGATCCACGCCTGATTCAGCAG AGATCTCTGCAGATCCTGAACAGCATCCCCGGTTTCCACGGCGACAGTCTCAAAATGATTGGCTCTGCGTTGGCCCCCAGCATCCAGAGCTAGGCGCAGCGGAGACGCCCTCCCCAGATGCTTCTGCCCGCCACTTCTGCCACTACACACCGAAATGTTTCCTCACCGTCCACAGAG GAGGACAAGGAACCACCCGATCTACTCCGTCCCGCTGCGGAGACGAGGGTTGGCATGAAGGCACCACTAAGACCACAATCAGAGCTGAGAATGAGGTGGAGGCACACAGGGAGGCCAACAACTACAAG tttggCTTCAGGAAGTGGAAGGGCAATGTTACAGAGAAGCCCATTGAGGACAGATCAGACATCATCAAAGAGCTACACTCTGATCTTAGCATTGTCAAGCCTCAAGAAg GCTCAGCACCCACCTTTGGGAACAtagtttatgtgtttttatttggatGGTGGATATCTTTAATGTATTTCCTCATTTGTCCTGTAATGTTTCTAACAATCGTCGGTGCCCCTTATG gAAAACTTTGTTTAAAGATGGGGTGGTACTTTATTTGGCCATTTGGGAAGTCAATAGAAAAG GCTGGTGATGTAGTTAAGAGATCCATTGCAAAGCCTCCGAAGTGCGAGGTCATTCCTGAAGAGAGCGACGCTGAAGACAGCAAGAACCATGTCAGGGACAAGGACTCTGCGCCTCTTCTGATGTCTTCCCCAATTCCTGTTGAgatacctgtcccagagccaccAGCTAGAAAATCTTCAACTCACTGG TGTCGCATCAGCACATATGTTTGGTTAGTGCTGGGTTACCCTGTCCTGGCTGTGGTCCACTCCCTGGCCTGTGTGCTGTCCTGGCTGCTGGTCTTCTCTATACCTGTAGCCAAGATGAACGCTCGCACACTAACCATTGTTCTTCTCATGGCACCAGAAGACATTCATATTCACCGACTGGAAAAG ACATCTGTGTGTGAGACCAGAGTCATCTTATGCTGTTATCAAGCTTTCAATGTGTATTTCTACAAATACACTGTCCAGGGAATCAGCATTTTCGCTCTCA ACCTGCTTCCCCTGGTATTAATCGCTCTCATTATCGGCTATACTGACCAGGAACACAGTTTCTGCAGCGCAGAGACCAAGTTTGCCACAGCCATCGCTTCCATTATTCCTCTGTCTTACTACATTGGCATGGGTATAGCCAG TCTTTCTGCACAGAGTAACTTTGCAGTGGGAGCTGTGGTAAACGCAACGTTTGGCTCCATCACAGAGATGACGTTCTACATCACAGCCCTGCTGCGGGGACACAGTGCTGCCAGCAAATGTTATGAAGAGGTTGTCAAAGCAGCGCTCACTGGGACCTTGCTCGGATGTATCCTGTTCATACCG GGTATCTGTATGATCATCGGGGGCATTAGACACAGGGAGCAGAGATTTAACAGCCGTTCAGCCGGAGTGAGCTCGGCTTTGCTTTTCATATCCGTAGGAG GTGTGTTCGCTCCGACCCTCTTCTCAAAGACCTTTGGTAATCTGGTGTGTGAAAGCTGCACCAATATTCCAGGCAATGGCAGCGTTCCCTTCATCTGCAAGGACTGTCACTACGACACG agtcAAGCTGACCCACAGTTGATCCTGTCCCAGATTGA gCCCCTGGTGTACACAAtttctgtgctgctgcctgctgcatACCTGATCGGCCTCATCTTCACACTGAAAACCCACTCCCACATCTATGACATCCATATCAGTGATGGTCAAGGGGGGCATGCACATGGTCAGTACGCACAAGAGGGTACCAGCAGCTATCACCCCACTGGTGAGGTCACCACTGGCCATCCCCTTGGAGCAAACACGTGTATCAATACCAGCATTTTTTCCACCAGCCATGTtggaacag GTCATCATGTAGTGCACTGGTCCAGGTGGAGGGCTCTTGCAGTGCTGATTGTGGCCACAGTGTTGATGGCCTGCTGCGCTGACCTCAGCACGGAGAACATCGAGCCCATGCTGACCCATTCCTCCGTCTCCCAG TACTTCATCGGTGTCACAGTGATGGCCATGGTGCCAGAGCTTCCTGAGATTGTCAACGGGATCCAGTTTGCAGTGCAGAACAACATCAGCCTGAG CCTTGAAGTGGGCAGCTGCATCGCAGTGCAGGTCTGCATGATTCAGATTCCCCTGCTCATACTCTTCAATGCCTTCTAT GATGTTGGATTTGTGCTTGTGTTCAGTGATATTCATCTCTGGGCCAGCATCTTCAGTGTCATTCTGGTCAACTACATTTTCATGGATGGAAAATGTGACTACTTTCAAG GCACTGCTCTAGTGGTGGTCTACCTCATCCTTTTGGCCCTTTACTTCTTCGCTCCTTCTCCGCGCTCTTGTCGATCACCTTCCTAA
- the klhdc10 gene encoding kelch domain-containing protein 10 has protein sequence MSDAEGARSPDQLNKFERLTHRPPHGETLAGHRTPPARSGHRCVADNTNLYVFGGYNPDYDESGGSENEDYPLFRELWRYHFATGCWQQIRTEGYMPTELASMSAVLHGNNLLVFGGTGIPFGENNGNDVHVCNVKYKRWSLLNCRGKKPNRIYGQAMVIINGFLYVFGGTTGYIYSTDLHRLDLTTREWIHLKPNNPPDDLPEERYRHEIAHDGQRIYILGGGTSWTSYPLDKIHAYNLETNSWEEITTKPHDKIGYPAPRRCHSCVQIRNDVFICGGYNGELILADLWKINLQTFQWSKLPAVMPEPAYFHCAAVTPAGCMYIHGGVVNIHENKRTGSLFKIWLAVPSLLELCWEKLLKAFPHLTSLPTMQLLNLGLTQELIERLK, from the exons ATGTCGGACGCTGAAGGTGCTCGCAGTCCTGACCAGCTGAATAAATTCGAGAGACTGACACACAGGCCGCCGCACGGGGAGACGTTAGCAG GTCATCGTACTCCCCCTGCCCGCAGTGGGCATCGCTGCGTTgctgacaacactaatctgtaTGTGTTTGGAGGGTACAACCCTGACTATGATGAGTCAGGAGGCTCAGAGAATGAAGACTATCCACTGTTCAGGGAGCTTTGGAGGTACCACTTTGCCACTGGCTGCTGGCAGCAGATTCGAACAGAGGGCTATATGCCCACGGAGCTGGCATCTATGTCAG CTGTTTTGCATGGCAACAACCTCCTGGTGTTTGGCGGCACCGGGATCCCCTTCGGTGAAAATAATGGCAATGACGTACATGTCTGTAATGTGAAGTACAAGCGGTGGTCGCTGCTCAACTGTCGAGGGAAGAAGCCCAACAGAATCTATGGACAG GCAATGGTTATTATAAACGGCTTCCTGTACGTGTTTGGAGGGACAACGGGTTACATCTACAGCACAGACTTGCACAGGCTGGACCTGACCACCAGGGAGTGGATCCACCTCAAACCCAACAACCCTCCTGATGACCTGCCTGAGGAACG gtACAGGCATGAAATAGCACATGACGGACAGAGGATTTACATTCTGGGAGGAGGAACTTCCTGGACATCTTACCCTCTGGACAAG ATACATGCCTACAATCTGGAGACCAACTCCTGGGAGGAGATCACAACTAAACCTCATGACAAAATAG GGTATCCTGCTCCTAGGAGATGCCATAGCTGTGTACAAATACGAAATG ATGTATTTATCTGTGGAGGCTACAATGGAGAGTTGATATTAGCCGATCTGTGGAAGATCAACCTGCAGACTTTCCAGTGGAGTAAATTACCAGCAGTGATGCCTGAGCCGGCCTACTTCCACTGTGCTGCTGTCACCCCA GCTGGCTGTATGTACATCCACGGTGGCGTAGTGAACATCCATGAGAACAAGAGGACTGGCTCTCTGTTTAAGATCTGGCTGGCTGTGCCCAGCCTGCTGGAGCTATGCTGGGAGAAGCTCCTCAAGGCCTTTCCCCACCTGACTTCACTCCCCACCATGCAGCTGCTCAACCTGGGCCTCACACAGGAACTCATTGAACGCTTGAAATAG